One window of Aspergillus oryzae RIB40 DNA, chromosome 3 genomic DNA carries:
- a CDS encoding MFS transporter (synaptic vesicle transporter SVOP and related transporters (major facilitator superfamily)) yields the protein MQEHKVVSSASSGVTKTVQHHVDFDGPNDPLNPLNWPSKKKVYICAILGLSTMIVAFASSIFAPAIPVVMLLYGVSKEVATLGVSLYVFGFAAGPLVFGPFSELKGRYVPLVLSMFGFTIFSFATAVSKDVQSLFILRFFTGFFGSGPLTLAGPAFADMFSPQQRGVPIVMFCLMVFIGPLAGPFTGGFIIMNHSLGWRWTAYIPGILGAAALVVMTLFLEETFQPVILTRKAEHLRRETGDWSLHSEQEEIHLDLRSIIRDNLSLPLKMLVKEPIVLCMCIFGAFVYGLLYLFLTAYPYVFQITRGMNPGVGGLPYIGVIIGTLFGAAATAATQPWVLRKLKQNNGEMMPEWRLPVAIPGAVLFTGGLFWLGWSGYKGNVHWIVPTASGLFTGFGLLTMFLPSLAYLVEASGDKSASAIAAHTFLRSAAGGAFPLFATQMFDGLGVEWACTLLGCVGALLIPIPLLLYIFGARIRARSGLSA from the exons ATGCAAGAGCACAAAGTCGTCAGCTCTGCCAGTTCAGGGGTCACAAAGACAGTCCAACATCATGTGGACTTCGACGGCCCCAATGATCCTCTCAATCCACTCAACTGGCCCAGTAAGAAGAA GGTGTATATCTGCGCCATTCTGGGCCTCAGTACCATGATCGTCGCCTTTGCCAGTAGCATATTCGCCCCAGCCATACCAGTCGTGATGCTTCTTTATGGTGTCAGCAAGGAAGTAGCCACCTTGGGCGTTTCCCTGTACGTCTTTGGGTTTGCCGCTGGTCCTTTGGTCTTCGGCCCCTTTTCAGAGCTCAAAGGACGATATGTCCCTCTCGTTTTGTCTATGTTCGGTTTCACAATATTCTCATTCGCCACTGCCGTCTCCAAGGATGTTCAGTCTTTGTTCATTCTTCGGTTCTTCACAGGATTCTTTGGATCCGGCCCCCTTACACTAGCCGGTCCAGCATTTGCCGATATGTTCTCGCCGCAGCAACGTGGTGTCCCCATTGTGATGTTCTGTCTGATGGTATTCATCGGCCCTCTGGCTGGTCCTTTCACAGGGGGGTTCATCATCATGAATCATTCTCTCGGTTGGCGCTGGACAGCATACATTCCGGGAATCCTAGGAGCCGCCGCTCTCGTCGTCATGACTCTCTTCCTCGAGGAGACGTTCCAGCCCGTCATTCTGACCCGGAAAGCCGAACATCTGCGCCGGGAAACAGGGGACTGGTCTCTCCACTCCGAGCAGGAGGAAATCCATCTTGACCTTCGTTCCATCATCCGAGACAACTTGAGCTTGCCCCTGAAAATGCTGGTCAAGGAACCGATTGTCCTCTGTATGTGCATCTTCGGTGCCTTCGTCTACGGTCTACTctacctcttcctcactgcCTACCCGTACGTCTTCCAGATCACCCGTGGAATGAACCCGGGAGTTGGTGGACTGCCGTACATCGGTGTTATCATTGGAACGCTCTTTGGCGCTGCTGCCACCGCTGCCACCCAGCCTTGGGTGCTGCGAAAGTTGAAGCAGAACAACGGTGAGATGATGCCGGAATGGCGTCTTCCTGTTGCTATTCCCGGTGCAGTTCTGTTCACTGGTGGACTGTTCTGGCTGGGATGGTCTGGGTATAAGGGCAACGTTCATTGGATTGTGCCGACAGCGTCCGGATTGTTCACTGGCTTCGGATTGCTCACGATGTTTCTGCCTTCATTGGCTTATCTCGTAGAAGCCAGTGGTGACAA GTCAGCATCAGCCATTGCAGCACATACATTCCTGCGATCAGCAGCCGGAGGCGCATTCCCCCTCTTTGCAACCCAAATG TTCGACGGACTCGGAGTAGAGTGGGCATGCACCCTACTTGGCTGTGTCGGCGCACTTCTCATTCCTATTCCCCTCCTCCTGTACATCTTCGGCGCTCGGATCCGGGCCAGAAGCGGACTTTCAGCATAG
- a CDS encoding hydroxymethylglutaryl-CoA lyase (isopropylmalate/homocitrate/citramalate synthases) gives MIKFRPRLSLFTALRAAPPTRRFATEARLTSDHVRIVEVGARDGLQNEKKSIPLETKLQLIEKLSKTGVTTIEAGSFVPAKWVPQMASTAEICEKLLTSPPQSQNAIAYNYLVPNIKGLENLVKIMDIAGAPAENTKSSTSTEISLFAAATEAFSKANTNCTIAESLERIRPIVELAKTKNIRVRGYVSVALGCPYEGPDVPPSKVADITATLLEMGADEVSVADTTGMGTAPRTMELLQALKAAGIANNDLALHFHDTYGQALVNTVVGLEHGIRIFDSSVGRLGGCPYSKGATGNISTEDLVHTLHSLGMHTGINLEEMAKIGGWISGELDRFNESRAGKATLARIQE, from the exons ATGATCAAGTTCCGACCCAGACTCAGCCTCTTCACAGCTCTTCGAGCTGCTCCACCCACTCGACGCTTTGCGACAGAGGCGCGGTTAACTTCGGACCATGTTCGCATTGTTGAAGTAGGGGCACGAGATGGATTgcaaaatgagaagaagtcCATACCACTCGAAACCAAGCTTCAGCTAATTGAGAAGCTATCAAAAACCGGTGTGACAACAATTGAAGCTGGATCTTTTGTCCCTGCCAAATGGGTGCCTCAG ATGGCAAGCACTGCGGAAATATGTGAAAAACTTCTCACATCCCCACCGCAATCGCAAAATGCTATTGCATACAATTACTTGGTCCCTAATATCAAGGGGCTTGAGAATCTCGtcaagatcatggatatTGCAGGTGCCCCTGCAGAGAATACTAagtcatcaacatcaaccgAAATCTCACTCTTTGCAGCGGCGACGGAAGCTTTTTCCAAAGCAAATACCAATTGCACCATTGCGGAGTCGTTGGAACGTATTCGCCCCATTGTAGAGTTggccaaaacaaaaaacatTAGGGTCCGAGGATATGTTTCCGTCGCCCTGGGCTGTCCGTATGAAGGCCCTGATGTTCCACCGTCAAAGGTGGCTGACATCACGGCCACACTGCTTGAGATGGGTGCCGACGAAGTGTCAGTAGCTGACACCACGGGTATGGGAACAGCCCCACGTACGATGGAGCTCCTACAAGCGCTCAAAGCGGCAGGAATCGCGAACAACGACCTCGCTCTGCATTTCCATGATACATATGGACAGGCCCTGGTTAATACCGTCGTGGGACTGGAGCATGGTATTCGGATTTTCGACAGTAGTGTGGGCAGACTCGGTGGCTGCCCCTACTCCAAGGGCGCCACTGGCAATATCTCGACAGAAGACCTGGTCCACACGCTCCATAGCCTTGGAATGCACACGGGAATCAATCTTGAGGAGATGGCTAAGATCGGCGGTTGGATCAGCGGCGAACTGGATCGGTTCAACGAAAGTAGAGCCGGGAAAGCCACCCTTGCAAGGATTCAAGAATGA
- a CDS encoding uncharacterized protein (predicted protein): protein MLLVALSPDYTDGGTISTKIAGIILASVSSGGGELSFLGLTHFYGPFSLAAWGSGTGAAGLVGAGAYALATTSFGLSVKTTLLASACLPAVMVQPLMETPDHVLGRPSTKFRKIQVLAVFLFWTTYLLRGNKHGPPVVRNVSSRLSAKLSVWQTTVGVFLWLYLCRNFAKIVGLECPEPLANLYSRSFFRATWITTALDAGFWTAMKVKPKWLRDIASLAFTVYYLFAAEQADEKVRRVRATLTVEHLRVSWNKGTTPYLWALASLVRPRLTKYPPRAIRIPRPPQSSYTEPTNAWLYFDGPLSALRDQTCIILDIPGGGYVAMSPRASEDRLLAWAGKTKVPILSLDYKKAPEYPYPYALNECYDVYHTIITTRGRCVGLSGNVRPRVVLSGDSAGGNLAVGTTLMALQSGSSDAPRWQGDHMLPRPDGLVLAYPALNMRVESWMTEEQMSLIQDKSARRTNENVLRQKNMDYQRLTPFTSPGPSTEDLLRDSSSDLDLEADDVAQGASKKLEEKLKADNLATQTAAVAQSHHPKQIRTRLAVSSMISYVHDRILTPEMMRAMIILYIGPHNRPDFSTDFLLSPVLAPEALLARFPKTYIVTGERDPLVDDTVIFAGRLRQAKLHQFRERQELGLEKSHRTFNEKDHVEVSLLPGISHGFLQMAGFFPDSWKHINKCATWIQDLFEAAERRKSSSSLLQSLQDSAQYYQVPKSGASSGSPRNHKRSLTGESSGDEDRPLEMSLGRMTPLNPDNSTDNSSSQMRGKPSNGTSHVHLQGSTPNGSDIQSTSGSQGKNASRGRRSQPKGLSRRRRDAPTKLTMPPAHDYISDAMQTPPPKRRDRSIGSLPSEEDLLDRRMNGLAGGLMGIGEGARTP from the exons ATGCTTCTTGTTGCGTTGAGCCCTGACTACACGGATGGTGGCACGATATCTACCAAGATTGCCGGGATTATTCTAGCTAGTGTATCTagtggaggtggtgaatTAAGTTTCCTCGGGTTGACACACTTCTACGGCCCATTTAGTCTGGCAGCCTGGGGAAGCGGAACCGGAGCTGCGGGGCtggttggtgctggtgcttATGCACTAGCGACTACGTCCTTCGGCCTCAGCGTTAAAACGACCCTTTTGGCATCCGCTTGTTTACCAGCAGTTATGGTG CAGCCACTGATGGAAACCCCAGACCATGTGCTAGGAAGGCCATCGACCAAATTCCGCAAAATTCAGGTCCTTGCcgtcttccttttctggaCAACGTATCTCCTAAG AGGAAACAAACATGGCCCGCCTGTCGTTCGCAACGTCTCATCCCGCCTGTCAGCAAAGCTAAGTGTTTGGCAAACTACCGTGGGTGTTTTCCTGTGGCTATACCTCTGCCGGAACTTTGCAAAGATTGTAGGCTTAGAATGCCCGGAACCACTAGCCAATTTATATtcgcgctccttcttcagagCAACATGGATCACCACGGCCCTCGACGCTGGCTTCTGGACCGCAATGAAAGTCAAGCCTAAGTGGTTACGAGACATCGCGTCCTTGGCATTTACAGTTTACTATCTTTTTGCTGCGGAACAGGCAGATGAGAAGGTTCGTCGGGTTCGAGCAACCCTAACCGTAGAACACCTGCGAGTCTCTTGGAACAAAGGTACCACACCGTACCTGTGGGCACTCGCGAGTTTAGTTCGGCCCCGACTTACAAAATATCCGCCTCGCGCGATACGAATTCCTCGGCCCCCGCAGTCAAGTTATACAGAGCCAACCAATGCATGGCTTTACTTTGATGGTCCTCTGAGTGCGTTGCGGGACCAGACCTGTATTATCTTGGATATCCCTGGGGGAGGATATGTCGCTATGAGCCCCCGAGCTTCAGAAGATCGACTACTTGCCTGGGCAGGGAAAACAAAGGTCCCGATCCTTAGTCTTGATTACAAAAAGGCACCAGAATATCCCTACCCGTACGCCCTCAATGAATGTTATGACGTCTACCATACCATTATCACAACGCGCGGACGTTGCGTGGGATTGAGCGGGAATGTGCGACCGCGTGTTGTGCTTTCAGGAGATAGTGCTGGTGGAAATTTGGCAGTGGGCACTACGCTGATGGCCCTTCAAtcaggaagctcagatgCTCCCCGTTGGCAAGGCGACCACATGCTCCCTCGTCCAGATGGGCTCGTTTTAGCATATCCAGCGTTGAACATGAGAGTGGAAAGCTGGATGACGGAGGAGCAAATGTCACTTATACAAGACAAGAGCGCGCGCCGGACGAACGAGAATGTCCTACGGCAGAAAAACATGGACTACCAGCGTTTGACTCCATTCACGTCCCCCGGACCTTCCAcagaagaccttctccgCGACTCATCTTCTGACCTGGACCTCGAAGCCGACGATGTAGCTCAGGGTGCTTCTAAGAAACTTGAGGAAAAACTGAAGGCAGACAACCTGGCAACTCAGACAGCTGCCGTCGCGCAGAGCCACCACCCGAAACAAATCCGTACCCGTCTAGCCGTTTCCTCAATGATCTCATATGTCCATGATCGGATCCTGACCCCCGAAATGATGAGGGCAATGATTATCCTGTATATCGGACCTCATAATCGTCCCGACTTCAGCACTGACTTCCTGCTTTCCCCGGTGCTAGCCCCGGAGGCTCTTCTTGCAAGGTTTCCAAAGACATACATTGTCACAGGTGAGCGTGATCCGCTGGTAGATGACACTGTAATCTTCGCTGGGAGACTGCGACAAGCCAAGCTACATCAATTCCGCGAAAGACAAGAGTTGGGCCTTGAGAAATCTCACCGAACATTCAACGAAAAGGACCACGTGGAAGTGTCATTACTCCCAGGCATCTCCCACGGATTCCTGCAAATGGCCGGCTTCTTCCCCGACAGCTGGAAACACATCAACAAGTGCGCGACATGGATCCAGGACTTGTTTGAGGCCGCCGAGAGACGCAAgtcatcatccagcttgcTCCAGTCACTCCAGGACAGCGCACAATACTACCAGGTCCCGAAATCGGGCGCCAGTAGCGGTAGCCCACGCAATCACAAGCGAAGCCTGACGGGCGAATCGTCAGGTGACGAGGATAGACCCTTAGAGATGAGCCTCGGCAGGATGACACCGTTGAACCCAGATAATTCCACAGACAACAGTAGCAGTCAGATGCGTGGCAAACCGTCCAACGGGACCAGCCATGTTCATCTCCAAGGCTCTACGCCGAATGGCAGTGACATTCAAAGTACAAGCGGAAGCCAGGGTAAAAATGCATCCAGGGGTCGCCGTTCCCAGCCCAAAGGGCTCAGCAGGAGACGGCGCGATGCGCCCACGAAACTCACCATGCCTCCGGCACATGATTATATCTCAGATGCCATGCAGACCCCTCCACCCAAACGGAGGGATAGAAGCATTGGCAGCCTTCCTAGCGAAGAGGATCTCCTGGATCGCAGAATGAATGGTTTAGCTGGAGGGTTGATGGGGATAGGAGAGGGAGCTCGGACACCGTGA
- a CDS encoding acetylornithine transaminase (acetylornithine aminotransferase) produces the protein MASVRVASRRLPLARKLVPAIESPLQRRFASAATGPNVKTQAKTSLPNPDPAADSATMAFVEERAPFMVPTYVRPAPMMVKGQGCYLWDMENRRYLDLTAGIAVNSLGHCDPEVAQIIAEQAETLIHASNLYHNAWTGALSKLLISKTRESGAMRDASQVFISNSGTEANEAAIKFARKVGKSLDPSGAKHEFVSFHNSFHGRTMGALSATPNPKYQTPFSPMIPGFKYGNYNDVEQLQTLITDKTCGVIVEPIQGEGGVNVATPEFLAALRKRCDEVGAVLIFDEIQCGLSRTGTFWAHAHPSLAPASGEAAHPDILTSAKALGNGVPIGATIVSGKTVAEHIKAGDHGTTFGGNPLVCRVAHHIVERLATPELQNSVEIKSAELISGLKALQKKYPNVISEIRGRGLILGAQLSQDFTSKASDLITAARERGLLIITAGDGCLRFVPPLTITEDQIKTALKILEQALDAVITKA, from the exons ATGGCCTCTGTACGTGTGGCCTCGCGGCGACTGCCGCTCGCAAGGAAGCTGGTCCCTGCAATTGAGTCACCGCTTCAGCGACGATTCGCATCTGCTGCGACAGGCCCAAATGTGAAGACTCAGGCAAAG ACATCTCTACCCAATCCCGACCCAGCTGCCGATTCCGCAACAATGGCCTTCGTAGAAGAGCGAGCGCCCTTCATGGTCCCCACCTACGTTCGCCCTGCGCCGATGATGGTTAAAGGTCAAGGATGCTACTTGTGGGATATGGAGAACAGGCGGTACCTTGATCTCACAGCTGGAATTGCCGTGAACTCCCTTGGTCACTGTGATCCCGAGGTCGCACAGATTATTGCTGAGCAG GCCGAGACACTCATCCACGCCTCGAACCTTTATCACAATGCATGGACCGGCGCTCTCAGCAAGTTGTTGATTTCGAAGACACGGGAGTCTGGCGCCATGCGCGATGCATCCCAGGTGTTCATTTCCAACTCGGGAACAGAGGCGAACGAGGCGGCCATCAAGTTCGCTCGTAAGGTCGGCAAGTCTCTTGACCCATCGGGCGCAAAGCATGAATTTGTTTCCTTCCACAACTCCTTCCACGGTCGCACGATGGGCGCTCTCTCCGCtacccccaaccccaaatACCAGACACCTTTCTCACCCATGATCCCGGGCTTTAAGTACGGAAACTACAACGATGTAGAGCAACTTCAGACCCTTATCACGGACAAGACTTGCGGTGTTATTGTAGAGCCAATTCAGGGCGAGGGTGGTGTCAACGTGGCTACTCCCGAGTTCCTCGCAGCTCTCCGCAAACGCTGCGACGAGGTCGGGGCCGTTTTGATTTTCGATGAGATTCAGTGTGGTCTTTCTCGTACCGGTACCTTCTGGGCCCATGCTCACCCTTCCCTTGCCCCCGCCTCGGGTGAAGCTGCGCACCCGGATATCCTGACCTCGGCTAAGGCGCTGGGCAACGGAGTCCCTATCGGTGCAACCATCGTCTCGGGCAAGACTGTTGCGGAGCATATTAAGGCTGGTGACCACGGAACCACCTTCGGCGGTAACCCATTGGTATGCCGCGTGGCACACCACATTGTTGAGCGCCTGGCAACTCCGGAGCTGCAGAACTCCGTGGAGATCAAATCGGCGGAACTCATCTCGGGACTTAAGGCTCTCCAGAAGAAGTATCCTAACGTCATCTCGGAGATCCGTGGTCGCGGTCTGATCTTGGGAGCCCAGCTCTCCCAGGACTTCACATCTAAGGCATCGGACTTGATCACTGCCGCGCGGGAACGCGGTTTGTTGATCATCACTGCTGGTGATGGCTGCCTCCGCTTTGTCCCTCCTCTGACCATCACCGAGGATCAGATTAAGAcagccttgaagatcttggaGCAGGCTCTGGATGCCGTCATCACCAAGGCATAG
- the dph1 gene encoding 2-(3-amino-3-carboxypropyl)histidine synthase (diphthamide biosynthesis protein), which produces MEETTANGSPVNSTLRQPKKRFVGRRTADAQAQKEQSSSQNDVESTSIQKAAPRRTPRTLNQVPPEILEDPEIQAAIDLLPKNYSFEIPKTIHRIRSSGAKRIALQFPEGLLIFATTISDIITQFCPGTETLIMGDVTYGACCIDDYTARALGCDLLVHYAHSCLIPVDVTQIKTLYIFVDISIDTSHLIATLERNFQPGKTIATVGTIQFNATLHGLKPVLERAGYKVIIPQITPLSKGEILGCTSPQLSSEEIDLLLYLGDGRFHLESAMIHNPSIPAYRYDPYSRILSRETYVHDEMHTLRRDAINTAKSAKKWGLILGSLGRQGNPNTMAMIENHLNERGIPFVNLLLSEIFPGKLASMSDVECWVQIACPRLSIDWGYAFPRPLLTPYEALIALGVRESWDTANKGVYPMDFYAKEGLGRTKPSQAIPGTA; this is translated from the exons ATGGAGGAAACAACGGCAAACGGATCGCCAGTCAATAGCACTTTGCGACAGCCTAAAAAAAGATTTGTCGGAAGACGCACAGCGGACGCCCAGGCGCAGAAGGAACAATCGTCGAGCCAAAATGATGTCGAGTCGACAAGTATCCAGAAAG CTGCTCCCAGGAGAACACCTCGAACCCTGAATCAAGTCCCCCCGGAAATCCTTGAAGACCCCGAAATCCAAGCCGCAATCGACCTTTTGCCCAAGAACTACTCATTCGAAATCCCCAAGACAATCCACCGAATACGCTCATCCGGCGCAAAAAGAATAGCCTTACAGTTCCCAGAGGGTTTGCTAATTTTCGCAACCACCATCTCCGATATCATCACCCAGTTCTGCCCAGGAACAGAAACCCTCATCATGGGAGACGTCACATACGGCGCCTGCTGCATCGACGACTATACCGCGCGCGCCCTGGGTTGCGATCTCCTTGTCCACTACGCGCACAGCTGTCTCATCCCAGTAGACGTCACACAGATCAAAACTCTCTACATCTTCGTCGATATCAGCATCGACACCTCGCACCTGATCGCAACACTAGAGCGCAACTTCCAACCAGGCAAGACCATCGCAACCGTAGGAACCATCCAATTCAACGCCACACTCCACGGCCTAAAACCCGTCCTCGAGCGCGCAGGCTACAAAGTCATCATCCCACAAATCACCCCCTTATCTAAAGGCGAAATCCTAGGCTGCACATCCCCCCAGCTCTCCTCCGAAGAgatcgatctcctcctctaCCTCGGCGACGGCCGCTTCCACCTCGAATCCGCCATGATCCACAACCCCTCTATCCCCGCTTACCGCTACGACCCTTACTCGCGCATTCTCTCCCGTGAAACCTACGTGCACGATGAAATGCACACTCTCCGCCGCGACGCAATCAACACCGCCAAGTCCGCCAAAAAATGGGGTCTCATTCTCGGATCCCTCGGCCGACAAGGTAACCCCAATACCATGGCTATGATCGAGAACCACCTTAACGAGCGCGGTATTCCATTCGTCAACTTACTTCTCAGCGAGATCTTCCCGGGAAAGTTGGCGTCCATGTCGGACGTTGAATGCTGGGTGCAGATTGCTTGTCCGAGATTGAGTATCGACTGGGGTTATGCATTCCCGCGGCCACTGTTGACGCCGTATGAGGCGCTAATTGCTTTGGGAGTAAGAGAGAGCTGGGATACTGCCAATAAGGGCGTCTATCCGATGGATTTCTATGCTAAGGAAGGCCTTGGAAGGACGAAACCTAGCCAGGCGATACCTGGCACTGCCTGA
- a CDS encoding uncharacterized protein (predicted protein) translates to MKESDLLKSTPSIGNKEYDSYSWELLEDHPLRSHPTECIPGLSSYVAKYLAILKRRWTERIFPIVCLILMFLIVIQFLAALPYGLTYIVFRSGIEEQKGFVQWPTEFSREPSTCILYNPQARDAIQYAIDAGCSGVKVDLQAQESELLVDSLVSDREAPGTLGTSTDETSPIGLFDEDPARPFTLFLELHTSVQAAWPHLVSQLMPLKQKGYLSYRNGTRVVPRPVTIVLTGLEGLDFGDVVGSDHDNILDSMMFDTSLEQLVKEDYGPTLRVTQSSRGVGGSNSAQTEADTDNLKQSHESSYQLVTATANFTRSIGFPRRGGRFSPQQIERVRAQVRAAHRRGLRARYEGTSDYPPPVRRMIWRILVREGADIIEIDGRGCEIPWWRRFFVTGSMECRGRKGDTGNV, encoded by the exons ATGAAGGAGTCCGACCTGCTCAAAAGTACCCCATCCATAGGTAATAAGGAATACGATTCATATTCTTGGGAATTACTCGAAGACCATCCGCTCCGGTCCCATCCTACTGAATGTATTCCTGGCTTGTCCTCCTATGTGGCTAAGTATTTGGCTATATTAAAAAGACGATGGACGGAACGCATATTCCCAATAGTCTGCCTAATTCTGATGTTCCT GATTGTAATTCAGTTTCTGGCGGCGCTGCCGTACGGGCTTACATACATCGTTTTCCGTAGTGGAATCGAGGAGCAGAAGGGCTTTGTTCAATGGCCTACTGAGTTCAGTCGAGAACCAAGTACCTGTATTCTTTACAATCCACAGGCGCGTGATGCTATCCAGTATGCTATCGATGCTGGATGCTCGGGGGTTAAGGTGGATCTTCAGGCACAGGAGAGTGAGCTTCTCGTGGACAGTCTAGTGTCGGATCGAGAGGCGCCAGGCACTCTGGGCA CGTCTACTGATGAGACTAGCCCAATCGGTCTATTTGATGAAGACCCAGCACGGCCTTTTACGTTATTTCTGGAGCTTCACACTTCGGTACAGGCAGCATGGCCGCATCTAGTTTCTCAACTCATGCCGTTGAAACAAAAGGGTTACCTTTCCTATCGGAATGGAACACGGGTCGTCCCTCGTCCCGTTACCATTGTCCTCACAGGTTTAGAGGGCCTAGACTTCGGCGACGTGGTTGGATCCGACCATGATAACATCCTCGATAGCATGATGTTCGATACCTCGCTGGAGCAATTAGTGAAGGAGGATTACGGTCCTACCTTGAGAGTAACCCAATCCTCTCGTGGTGTCGGAGGGAGCAATTCCGCGCAGACTGAGGCGGACACAGATAACCTCAAACAGTCCCATGAGTCTTCATATCAACTCGTCACTGCGACCGCGAATTTCACCCGATCAATCGGTTTCCCTCGTCGTGGTGGTCGGTTCTCTCCGCAACAGATCGAGCGTGTGCGCGCCCAAGTGCGCGCCGCTCATCGGCGCGGTCTTCGCGCGCGATATGAGGGGACCTCAGATTATCCACCACCAGTGCGACGGATGATCTGGCGAATTTTGGTTCGCGAGGGTGCGGATATAATTGAGATTGATGGTAGAGGATGTGAAATTCCTTGGTGGAGGCGATTCTTTGTCACCGGAAGCATGGAATGCCGCGGTCGGAAAGGAGATACCGGTAACGTATAA
- a CDS encoding succinate dehydrogenase assembly factor 4 (predicted protein) — protein sequence MAFSLASRRVLNPVKTLRISTRAFSSHPVLRSSDDKPAFAFGGGPAPPRLPKEEQEIFEELQKKSTGAFSTPRTTPQINQSPHSEPANENPEFKASGNGEELHPDLRGGLQPEFEGERNPKTGEVGGPKNEPLRWGAEGDWSYGGRVTDF from the coding sequence ATGGCTTTCTCACTCGCTTCTCGCCGGGTTCTCAATCCCGTCAAGACACTGCGCATCTCCACCCGGGCGTTCTCGAGCCATCCGGTCCTCCGCAGTTCCGACGACAAACCCGCCTTCGCATTTGGAGGCGGCCcagctcctcctcgtctacccaaggaagaacaagagatcTTCGAAGAACTTCAAAAGAAATCTACCGGTGCCTTCAGCACCCCACGGACGACCCCCCAAATTAACCAGTCACCCCACTCCGAACCGGCCAACGAAAACCCCGAGTTTAAGGCGTCAGGAAACGGCGAGGAACTTCACCCAGATCTGCGAGGCGGTCTTCAGCCTGAATTTGAGGGCGAACGGAATCCTAAGACAGGCGAGGTCGGTGGACCAAAGAACGAGCCTTTGCGTTGGGGTGCTGAGGGTGATTGGAGCTATGGAGGTCGCGTCACCGATTTCTGA